The DNA segment attttaacataaaatCTGCAAAACCAAcacattttaatttaaatttacttatccttatttgtaggCTAGTCTCGACTCCCTTCGTTATCGGAATTAAACCATACctgaaaaatatcaaaaactaACTTTTGCAATCGTTAAacatcaaatattttatataaggTGAATCACAAATATAGAAGATTTTCTTCGGTGATCGATTGGAGGAGGCAACATGATGAATCACCATTAAACAAGAACATTATTTATATCCGGAACGAGATCATTGAACAGTTAGGGTCTTGGGATGTGGTGGTGCTTTGTTTAGAGACATAATACGAATAGGAGGGTGGTCTCAAGCGCCCATACAAATTTTTCTTAGAAGCTCGGGGTCGGTGGAATTGGAAACCTATCATTTGGAAGTCTTGCATACTACCAAAACATCGTATCATGATTTGGTTGCTAGCACATGGGATGCTCCTAACGAAAGACCGACATGGACATGTGGAGGACAAAAGGTGTTGTTTTTGCAATACCTATGAGGAATCAGTGCAGCACTTGTTTTTAAATTGTGTGCATACGTTGCATGTTTCGGATAGGATCCGGGATTGGCTTGACATGAGGAAGAATATGAGGTCCATTCACGCCATTGGGAGAGCTTTTAGGGGGGTCAACCGTGGAAAGAGAACATTAGCCTCTATGAGGATGTGTGCACTTGCTGCAACTGTTTACCAACTTTGGAATTCTAGGAACAGGGTTATCTTTGAAGGAGAAGCTTTAGATGTTGAAGATGCTACTAGAAAAATTAAGTTGTTGGTCCTACGGTGTTTGCCCTTATCATGTAATATTTTCCTATGATTTAAGTCTAGTGGTGTGATGGTGTAAGTTGTAATCACCTGGGGATACCCAgtgtatttgtttttttttttttacccttTTAATGGAatttatttcattaaaaaaataaattatataatattaattaacacAACATTTAATCATATATTTTAACACCTAAAAACTCAACTTTGAAACATAAAATCTCATACAATATACATAACACAAAATCTTTTAAacataacttttaaatttttaatatcacataaaatcatttaattaaacataacttttaaatcataaataaataaaataaaataacttaaaattcatttaaaatttctttaataCTCATGAGTTGATTTATGGGTTTTTTAGGCATTACATTAAACCAAAATAAACAAAATGGAAAGAACCTTCTCCTAATGATCATTGGCACCGACCCTAAACCCTGCCTAGAGGCTCCTACCTTTTCCACCCTAAGACTCGTTCCATCAAATTAGGTGTCCAAAACAACACCAAGGACATGGGAGACTAACACCTAGTACATAAATATAAGTATACATATATGAAAGTACAAAAGTATGATTATACACATGTCATGAATTCTAATGCAAATGAAGGGTGCTGGGAACCTATCACGGTAGAATTTCTTGCTCAAACATTAGgcgtcatggtatgtagcacactgggtCATCAAATCAAGAggtactcccataccataagaaTAAGTGGATAAAAGTAACATGACCCGAATCCACAGAATCCATCAACAAATAACACggggctgagcaacccctcTACTGGTAACATCAAGAAATAGGCTCGACATGATAATGCATGTAGCAATAATAAACGTGGAATAAAAAATGCACATAAGTCAtgtcatataaaccatgcaaaaataaaacataaataatcAACCCGGATATCTCTAATTGTACGTTCGTACCTCTATTAAGCAACTCAAGAAACCTAGCAACACTGgctctctagtccaagcctataagcagatAATCATCATATCACTTATTGTATACTAAAAgacttaactagactaatagctactcacagaagctaatcagagtctagaattatacctgcatccgttgttagccctttgatgcaATGGCCTCAAAACCTAAGCACAACTTCACTATGATCCCCGTAGAGCTTTGCTATCATCCCGCATTTGAACCGACACCTAGAACTATTACAATCGAGCTATAATTTGAGAGAGAAAAGTGAGGAAGGTGTTAGAAAATGGCTGCCTATAGCCCTTATTTATAGGCAATGATTGGACTTTCCGATCCGTCGATCGGACAATCTGAACATCTGATATCTATCCACTGAACGTGTGTCCttgattggacaacacactgCTGTCGACAGATTTTGGAGCTTCCAATCTATATCCAATAAAATCACCAATCAGAAAGCCCATACTTTCTTATTCATAGGCAATCAGACCTTCTGATCtagagttcggagcttccgaactcaccctcTGCCTCCGAAGTACAACTCTGCTTCCGAACTGCTCTTTGGAGCTTTCGAACTGTCCCAACACTTGAAATGCTTGAAACCCTTTTCGAGCATCTTGAATCCAATTTTCAGCTCCTTAAACCCAATTGGAAATCCCTCAATCATATTTTGACCAATTAAACATGTTTAGGAAGTATGATTAACTTAAATAAGAATCGggatactacattctccccaacttaggagatttcgtcctcgaaatccagACTAGGATAATCAAAAAAAGATAACACTGGAAACAAGTTCTCAATATAATCGGTTACCAAATACATTAAAATCGCAAAGTAAATTACAATCAAAACAAAACTAGGTGTTCcgaacgcatacaaatctctaACTACCAAGTCGTCTTTTCAGTGCCTTGATGCTGCCACTAGACCATGAGTAGAGAATTGCGCTTATTCCGAAGCACCTTTTCTTTCTTGTCAAGAATCCTGAGCGGTCTCTCCATGGACGAAAAATCAGGTTCTAGTTGAAGCTATGTCAGATGCAGAATGTGCGACTCATGTTCAATATATTGACGAAGTAgcgatacgtggaacacattgtgAATGCTAGAGAGATATAGTTGTAATGCCAAATGGTAAGCCATATCTCCAACCTTCTCTAGTATCTCAAACGGACCAACAAATCTAGGCGGTAACTTGCCCTtcagaccaaatctcatcacctttcggaaaggtgatactcgtagtaAAACATGTTCTCCTGCCTCAAAATGAAATGACATGGGCTTGGTGTTGGCATAACTACCCGGTCTATCCTGCGCGGTCCTAATCCTTTTCTTGATCAAATCAACTTTTTCCATGATCTTCTAGATCAACTCTAGACGTTCAACCTGTCATTCCCCTACCTCATCCAAAAATAAGGGTGTCCGACAATGGCAACCATATagagcctcaaaaggtgccttGCCAATATTGCGGTCATAGATATTGTTGTATGCAAACTCTATCATCGACAagtgatcctgccaagataaccCAAAAACCATCACTAAACTCCTCAGCATATACTCTAATGTCTGAATAGTCCTCTCGAACTGAtcatcagtctctgggtgatatgcagTATTCAAACTCAAAGTAGTGTCCAAGGCTCACTAAAAGTTACTCCTAAATCGTAAGGTGAACCTCGGATATCTATCACCGACTATGCTCAAAGGGACTCCATGAAATCGTATGTTCTCCTGAATTTACAACCTCGCCATGGATCGAAATTGAACTCGCAGTTATACGAAAGAATGTGTGCATATTTGGACAACCTGTCCACAACCACCAAAATAGCATCACAATGCCTGAAGGGCATCGGTAAGTGGGTGAAAAAAtacatcgtcacatgctcccacatCCATTCTGGAATCTTatcgatgctctgccttgaccttcTGACAAAAAATACATCAAGAAACAAACTGGTAAATGCTATGATTCATACCTTTCAACCATAACCttgtacgtagatccttgtacatattTGCATGTCTGGTGCACGGTGATCTACTACAATGGGCCATGGACAAAATCTCATTTCTCAAGGTCAAATTTTCAGGTACAACAACTCTATTGAACAAACACAACAATCCGTCTGTTTGAAAATGGAAACCAGATGTGTTGTCTTACTGAGCAAGCCTGACTAGCTTCTGCTTCTTCAAATTTGAAGAATTTTCCTGATAGGGCAAAAAATGTTGGCTCAGCTAACACTGAAAATACTCGGATCCCCTGCAGTCATTTCTTGTGTCTGAACATGAAACCCAAAGAAAAACATTCGTGGACTGCACTGGATACTGCACTAGTGCGAATAACACTAATACTCACTTTATGGCTAAGTGCGTCTGAAACTGGATTCGCAGAACTTGGAttgtacttgatctcacaattaTAATCTTTgagaagatccatccaacgacgctgtcGAATGTTCATctcagcctgagtgaataaatacttcaagcTCTTGTGGTCCGAAAAATCTTGAAAagctcaccatacagataatgacgtaaAATC comes from the Henckelia pumila isolate YLH828 chromosome 1, ASM3356847v2, whole genome shotgun sequence genome and includes:
- the LOC140874126 gene encoding uncharacterized protein, translating into MPFGKMNAPAVFMDLMKRDFHSYLDKFVVVFIDNILIYSRIVDEHVQHLRLVLYIIHEKQLYAKFNFSDHKSLKYLFTQAEMNIRQRRWMDLLKDYNCEIKYNPSSANPVSDALSHKGIRVFSVLAEPTFFALSGKFFKFEEAEASQACSDHLSMIEFAYNNIYDRNIGKAPFEALYGCHCRTPLFLDELQLEPDFSSMERPLRILDKKEKVLRNKRNSLLMV